The sequence GGAAAAAGCCGACGGCTATGATGACCTGGTTGAGTCCCGGGGCGGCGATGATGAGTGCGGCGAGGAAGACGTTGATGAGCGCGGCTTCGAAGAAGATCACCCAGCCGAGCTTCATGAGCTGGTCGTAGCGGAAGCGCGGCACCGTCCAGCGGACGAGGATGAAGAACAGGATGAAGGCGAGGAGCTTGGTGAGGAAGATTCCGACGTGGATGAAGCCGCCGATGCGGAAGTCGCCAATGGAGAAGTTTGCGATTGCGGCATCCATGCCGAAGCCCGCAGACCAGCCTCCGAGGAAAAGGGTGATGATGAGTGCGGAGCCGATCACCATGGCCGCATATTCGCCCATGAAGAACATCGCGAATTTCATCGAGGAATATTCCGTGTGGTAGCCGCCGACAAGTTCCGTCTCGCACTCGGGAAGGTCGAAGGGCATGCGGTTGGTTTCCGCGAAGATCGAGACGGTGAAGATCAGGAACGCGATGAAGGCGGGGATTAGGAAAAGCCATGCGGAATAGTCGCCGCCGTTGTTCCATGGTGCCGACTCACCCCAGAACGGCAGCAGGAGCCAGCCGTTGTCAGCCTGGTGCTGGACGATGTCGTTCAGGTTGAGCGTTCCGAAATACAGCAGGACGGGGATCACCGAGAGGCCGAGGCAGATTTCGTAGGAAATCATCTGGGCGGTGGAGCGCACGCCGCCGATGAAGGGAAATTTCGAATTCGATGACCATCCGGCTAGGGTGATGCCATAGACCGTGAGCGAGGAGATCGCGAACACGAACAGCGGGCCGACATCGAGATCGGCGATGACGAGTTTCTCGGTGCGTCCGAAGAGGGTGACATCCGGCCCGAAGGGGACGACGCAAACGGTGATGAGCGCCGGGACGACCGTGAGGGCGGGGGCGAGCCAGTAGAAGGCTTTCCTCACATGGTCGGGAGTGAAATCCTCTTTCAGGAAGAGCTTGATGCCATCCGCGATGGGCTGGATGAGCCCGAAGAAATGGAAATCCTTCTTTGCCCCGAAAAGCGTCAACGGGATCCCGACCCGGTTCGGGCCGACACGGTCCTGGATGATCGCGGAGAAGCGGCGCTCGAAATAAACGGAGAGCGGCACCAAGGGGAGCACCACCAGGAAGGTGAAGAACACGACCTTGGTGACGATGATCGCGAGGTTGATGGCGAGTTCGGGCATTGCTTGAAAAAGTGGAAAGTGATCAGTGGAAGAATCACCCATTGATGATCCCGGAGGCGGCGCGGGCGCGTTCGTTCTTGAGGAGCGGGATTTCGTAGCCGGTTTCGGTGACGACCGTGCCGAGGGCGCCGATTTTGGATAGGGTCAGGCCGTCGAATTGGGTGGTTGCGGCGGCGGTTGCCTTGAAAACGTCCTCGATCATGTGGAGGCCGGATTTTTCCCCGGTGATGGCGGCACTTAGGTCGCGGAGGATCTCCCAGTCGTCGCGGCACTGTCCCTGGGGCTCGACGGCGCGGTTGAGGCGCTGGAGGCGGCCGGTGAGGTTGACCATGGATCCGCGTTTCTCGGCGAAGGCGGCTCCGGGGAGCACCACATCGCTGGAATCGGCGGTCGGGCCGGCGAGGAGCTGGATGGAGGCGATGAATTCCGGCTTGGCGAGGTCTTCGGCGGTGAAGCCCGGCTCTGCGGTGAGATCCTCACCGAGGACGAGGAGTGCCTTGATCGAACCGTTGCGGACACCGTCGCGGATACCGGCGAGAGGTGCGGATGGGTCAGCGGAGCCCCAGACGAGTTTCGCGCCGGTGGTGTTCGGGTTGCGGTCGGCGGCGATGAGCAGGCCGTCGTTTTCCCCCTCGCGGGCGA comes from Akkermansiaceae bacterium and encodes:
- a CDS encoding NADH-quinone oxidoreductase subunit H, producing MPELAINLAIIVTKVVFFTFLVVLPLVPLSVYFERRFSAIIQDRVGPNRVGIPLTLFGAKKDFHFFGLIQPIADGIKLFLKEDFTPDHVRKAFYWLAPALTVVPALITVCVVPFGPDVTLFGRTEKLVIADLDVGPLFVFAISSLTVYGITLAGWSSNSKFPFIGGVRSTAQMISYEICLGLSVIPVLLYFGTLNLNDIVQHQADNGWLLLPFWGESAPWNNGGDYSAWLFLIPAFIAFLIFTVSIFAETNRMPFDLPECETELVGGYHTEYSSMKFAMFFMGEYAAMVIGSALIITLFLGGWSAGFGMDAAIANFSIGDFRIGGFIHVGIFLTKLLAFILFFILVRWTVPRFRYDQLMKLGWVIFFEAALINVFLAALIIAAPGLNQVIIAVGFFLLVTVTAAIIWVAKFSEPPAKVLRA